One stretch of Cedecea neteri DNA includes these proteins:
- a CDS encoding beta strand repeat-containing protein — protein MYFSMKKTYSARHKESIEKPTKNSQEQIISGPGAGQTTVTPGSHLITREAKKNVENKDDHEGYKKLGWWALGIGALGGVTAAILGGHSSGDEPRPDLPARPTPPEGVMAIPSAEITAINDNVGPIIGNITRGGISDDANPILTGKTTAPLTARQTINIFDNGNFLGNATFDAATLTWRYADTRSLKNGVNPSYTAQVIDSDGRASQVSESYEIHIVILPTTTANINSVVTHTGTVMENGGATNETSLQLSGSLSAPLKDGETVRIYDGKTFLGTAIVDNIGQTWRYTDARTLSDGDKPSYNAQVADSDGNFNSSGASWSVSIDTSPPTTTATVTGVEDDVGIITGNVTSGNTTDDSHLFISGTLNGPLVAGDTIRVYDGTTFLGMASVDRVNQTWTYTDSRTLVNGAIPSYTARVTDAAGNQSAAGVPYSVTIDTSVPTTSAIVTGVADDAGVITGNVASGGTTDDTSLVISGTLSAAAANGETIRIYDGATFLGIATVDLSHNTWRYADTRSLKNGAAPSYTARVADAAGNMSDAGTPYSVTIDTTVPATTATVTGVTDNVGAVTGNVANGGTTDDTNLVISGTLSKVPALQETVRIYDGTTYLGNATINVSTSTWSYTDTRTLTNGTSPSYTARVANSIGAQSDAGDAYSVTIETNIAEVTAVTDNVGIVTGEVAAGGTTDDQSLEISGTLHKALETGESVRVYDGSTFLGTATVDNVNKTWHYTDTRILDDGATPSFTAQVSDAAGNLSTAGTAWNVTIVTSVPETTASVTGVADDTGIITGNVENGTTTDDTRLVITGTFNATPATGETVRIYDGTVFLGVATINPSANNWSYTDTRTLLNGAITSYTARVADTAGNMSASGTAYSVTIDTTAPTTTASVTGVADNVGIVTGNVANGGTTDDTQLVISGTLSTSLANGEVVRIYDGVTFLGIASVNNATNSWSYTETRTLANGATPFYTAQVADAAGNLSTAGSAYHVNVVTTGPTTVAAVTGVTDSVGPVTGNVPNGGTTDDTSLVISGTLSATLATGESVRIYDGLVFLGTATINTAGGTWSYTDTRTLSSGDKPSYTARVTDSLGTQSAAGTAYTVTVYTGTTPITPSTPTLDLSASSDSGTSDTDNVTNVTTMTFNLTGTDGSAVRVFNDVNNNGVVDAGELLGSGTLGANGTTSITTTVMASGTYNNIKAIANNTAGNSSSASAAHSPIILDTSSVITAKLNSGANDDGIISTAPQLTGTGEVSSTIIFFNDTNNNGVVDTGEQLATFTTNAATATLDQWVNIPAGNYTNLKIQQVDLAGNRAVISLGSQLVDASGPLASLQTQTALQLNRSTSSSDQPSDGFLVNGSSNGEILTLAHFGLQPDARPDKIFITFDILTNATVYLNGNVTTRITMQDIVSGKVRITYNQTPSSLIENGTAAEVSYTISEPDAWGRQYDIHGNLQFNIGNSQAVIWGDESGKGGKGAISVSSGTGEAGSAGIGLADTLIGTTENDLIFGDGSGGGGGGGASGTRTGAPGAGGGGDDRIFGGAGNDIIFGDGFSGSNVNNTMNGSAGGYGGGGGGGGGFYVGGSTGAVGGVGAGNGGNGGTNTTSISSGSTLGAAVSSSAGYGPDGSNRTSGGGGAAVDADSDNMTNKGAAIIESDGKNIAGATDNTGTTADAYNTTLNALRDGPGGSNTENRMFEQVMGGGNDYIDAGDGNDWIMGGYGNDTIIGGRGNDTMWGRGGGIGGTATDNDLFVWRAGDATGNATDIIKDFEAWNGTSGDKLDIGDLLVGLKGSSGSNIADWVTITTGGGNTNITIDIDGKGTGTTMQNIILQGTVLNTTDVTTLINSHVIII, from the coding sequence GTGTATTTTTCTATGAAGAAAACATATTCAGCCCGCCATAAAGAATCAATTGAAAAACCCACTAAGAATAGCCAGGAACAGATCATATCAGGTCCGGGGGCAGGACAAACCACCGTTACCCCTGGCTCTCATCTGATAACCCGTGAAGCAAAAAAAAACGTTGAGAATAAAGATGATCACGAGGGCTATAAAAAACTTGGATGGTGGGCTCTGGGTATTGGCGCGCTGGGTGGCGTTACGGCAGCGATATTGGGTGGTCATAGTTCAGGAGATGAACCACGCCCTGACTTGCCAGCCAGGCCAACGCCGCCTGAAGGTGTGATGGCGATACCCAGCGCAGAAATAACCGCGATCAATGATAATGTTGGCCCCATTATCGGGAATATTACAAGAGGTGGGATTTCAGATGATGCAAATCCTATATTAACAGGCAAAACCACAGCCCCCCTCACCGCCAGACAAACCATAAACATATTCGACAACGGTAATTTCCTCGGCAATGCCACTTTCGATGCTGCCACCCTGACCTGGCGTTATGCTGATACCAGATCGTTGAAGAATGGTGTTAATCCGTCCTATACCGCTCAGGTTATCGATAGTGATGGCAGAGCGTCGCAGGTGAGTGAGTCTTATGAGATTCATATTGTCATTCTCCCCACCACGACCGCCAACATTAACAGTGTGGTGACTCATACTGGCACCGTCATGGAGAATGGCGGAGCAACGAATGAGACAAGTTTACAGCTCTCTGGCTCGCTAAGCGCCCCACTGAAAGACGGTGAAACTGTTCGCATCTATGACGGCAAAACCTTCCTGGGAACGGCTATCGTGGACAACATCGGGCAGACCTGGCGTTATACCGATGCCCGTACACTGAGCGACGGCGACAAACCATCTTACAACGCCCAGGTTGCCGATTCTGATGGGAATTTTAATTCATCCGGTGCGTCATGGAGTGTGTCTATAGATACATCCCCGCCTACGACAACGGCAACCGTGACCGGAGTTGAAGATGACGTTGGGATTATTACCGGCAATGTTACGAGCGGCAATACAACCGATGACTCGCATTTATTTATCTCCGGGACGCTTAACGGCCCCCTTGTGGCGGGTGATACCATCCGCGTATATGACGGCACGACGTTTCTTGGTATGGCCAGCGTTGACAGGGTAAATCAAACCTGGACATATACTGACTCCCGTACCTTGGTTAACGGTGCCATCCCCTCCTATACCGCGCGAGTCACCGATGCCGCAGGAAATCAGTCCGCTGCAGGTGTGCCCTATAGCGTAACCATTGATACTTCTGTCCCAACTACCTCAGCAATAGTCACCGGCGTAGCTGACGACGCTGGGGTCATCACGGGTAATGTTGCTAGCGGGGGAACAACTGACGACACCAGTTTGGTTATTTCAGGTACGCTTAGCGCCGCAGCAGCAAACGGAGAGACCATTCGCATTTATGATGGCGCCACCTTCCTGGGCATTGCTACCGTTGATTTAAGCCACAATACCTGGCGTTATGCAGACACGCGAAGCCTGAAAAACGGCGCAGCGCCTTCTTATACAGCAAGAGTTGCTGATGCAGCGGGAAATATGTCTGACGCAGGTACGCCCTATAGCGTCACCATAGATACGACTGTCCCTGCCACGACAGCTACTGTTACCGGAGTAACGGATAACGTGGGTGCTGTCACCGGCAACGTGGCAAACGGCGGTACTACCGATGACACCAATCTGGTTATTTCAGGCACGCTTAGCAAAGTCCCCGCCTTACAGGAAACTGTGCGTATATATGACGGTACGACATACCTCGGCAATGCCACGATTAATGTCAGCACTAGCACATGGAGTTACACCGATACACGAACTCTGACGAATGGCACGTCTCCCTCCTATACCGCACGGGTTGCAAACAGTATTGGCGCTCAGTCAGATGCAGGTGATGCTTACAGCGTCACGATTGAAACCAATATAGCCGAAGTCACTGCGGTAACTGACAATGTAGGTATTGTCACAGGCGAGGTCGCTGCTGGCGGCACAACTGATGACCAGAGCCTCGAAATAAGCGGCACGCTGCACAAGGCACTGGAGACCGGAGAAAGCGTGCGTGTTTATGATGGCTCTACCTTCCTGGGTACCGCTACCGTTGATAACGTAAATAAAACCTGGCATTACACCGACACCAGAATCCTGGATGATGGTGCAACACCTTCTTTTACGGCACAAGTTTCTGATGCTGCTGGTAATCTCTCTACGGCTGGAACAGCATGGAACGTGACCATTGTGACCTCCGTGCCGGAGACGACAGCTAGCGTCACTGGCGTTGCCGATGATACGGGAATTATCACCGGCAACGTTGAAAATGGCACAACGACTGATGACACCAGACTGGTCATCACCGGGACGTTTAACGCAACCCCAGCAACTGGCGAAACGGTCCGAATCTATGACGGCACGGTATTTCTTGGCGTGGCTACAATTAACCCCAGCGCCAACAACTGGAGTTATACCGACACTCGTACCCTACTCAACGGTGCAATCACTTCTTATACCGCACGGGTTGCAGATACAGCCGGCAATATGTCAGCGTCAGGCACGGCTTATAGTGTGACTATTGATACCACTGCCCCGACAACCACGGCTAGTGTTACCGGAGTAGCCGACAATGTTGGTATAGTTACGGGGAATGTTGCTAACGGAGGGACAACTGACGACACCCAGTTGGTCATTTCCGGTACTCTCAGCACATCTCTGGCTAACGGTGAAGTCGTGCGTATCTATGACGGCGTTACTTTCCTCGGAATTGCTTCCGTTAATAATGCTACAAACAGTTGGAGCTATACGGAAACACGCACTCTGGCAAATGGTGCAACCCCTTTTTATACCGCACAGGTGGCAGACGCAGCAGGTAATCTTTCAACAGCGGGTTCTGCCTACCATGTGAATGTGGTAACCACAGGTCCGACAACTGTCGCAGCGGTGACCGGAGTAACGGATAGCGTGGGGCCCGTTACCGGCAACGTCCCCAATGGAGGCACAACTGACGACACAAGTCTGGTAATTTCGGGCACATTGAGTGCAACACTTGCTACAGGTGAAAGTGTGCGTATCTATGACGGTTTGGTTTTCCTCGGCACCGCCACCATCAATACAGCCGGTGGAACCTGGAGCTACACCGATACCAGAACGCTCTCGAGCGGAGATAAACCCTCCTATACCGCCCGCGTAACTGACTCATTAGGTACACAATCCGCCGCCGGAACCGCTTATACCGTGACGGTATATACAGGAACTACACCTATCACGCCCTCAACGCCTACGCTTGATCTCAGTGCGTCCTCCGATAGCGGTACATCCGATACGGATAATGTGACTAACGTTACAACAATGACCTTTAATCTCACAGGAACCGATGGTTCTGCCGTTCGCGTATTCAATGATGTTAATAACAATGGTGTGGTAGATGCAGGGGAATTACTGGGGAGCGGAACCCTCGGTGCTAATGGTACAACCAGTATTACAACCACGGTTATGGCCAGCGGGACTTACAATAATATTAAGGCAATCGCGAATAATACCGCCGGAAATAGCTCCTCCGCATCTGCGGCACATAGCCCAATAATTCTTGATACCAGCTCGGTCATTACGGCAAAATTAAATAGCGGCGCTAACGACGATGGTATTATCAGTACAGCACCCCAACTAACAGGTACTGGTGAAGTATCATCCACCATTATCTTTTTTAACGACACAAACAATAATGGTGTCGTTGATACTGGCGAGCAACTAGCGACATTTACCACCAACGCCGCCACGGCAACATTGGATCAATGGGTAAATATTCCTGCTGGCAACTATACCAATTTAAAAATTCAGCAGGTCGACCTCGCGGGTAACCGCGCTGTGATATCACTTGGCAGCCAGCTTGTGGATGCTTCTGGCCCTCTTGCCAGCCTGCAGACACAAACAGCCCTTCAACTCAATCGCTCTACTAGCAGTTCCGATCAACCATCAGATGGATTTTTAGTCAATGGCTCATCCAATGGAGAAATACTGACATTGGCTCATTTTGGCTTACAGCCGGATGCTCGCCCCGATAAGATATTCATCACCTTTGACATCCTCACTAATGCCACTGTTTATCTGAACGGTAACGTCACAACCCGAATCACTATGCAAGATATCGTGTCCGGTAAAGTGCGCATTACCTATAACCAAACCCCCTCATCGCTTATTGAAAATGGTACTGCAGCTGAAGTTTCTTATACCATTTCTGAACCTGATGCATGGGGCCGTCAATATGATATTCATGGCAATCTCCAATTTAATATAGGAAATTCACAGGCTGTTATTTGGGGAGATGAATCAGGAAAAGGAGGAAAAGGTGCAATAAGTGTCTCATCGGGAACCGGTGAAGCCGGTAGCGCCGGCATTGGCCTCGCCGATACTTTAATTGGTACCACAGAGAACGATCTTATTTTCGGCGATGGTTCTGGCGGTGGGGGTGGCGGTGGAGCGTCAGGAACACGCACCGGTGCACCTGGCGCAGGCGGCGGTGGCGATGACCGAATCTTTGGCGGGGCTGGGAACGATATTATTTTTGGTGATGGATTCTCTGGTTCTAACGTCAATAACACCATGAACGGCTCAGCAGGTGGATATGGTGGCGGTGGTGGCGGCGGCGGTGGTTTTTATGTTGGAGGGTCAACAGGTGCCGTGGGTGGAGTCGGCGCCGGTAATGGAGGCAATGGTGGCACAAATACAACCAGCATTTCTTCAGGCAGCACTCTGGGTGCAGCCGTTAGCAGTTCAGCCGGATATGGACCTGATGGTAGCAACAGAACCTCCGGCGGTGGCGGTGCAGCCGTTGACGCAGATTCAGATAATATGACGAATAAAGGCGCGGCTATCATTGAATCTGATGGAAAAAATATTGCTGGCGCCACAGACAATACCGGAACTACTGCAGATGCGTACAACACTACCCTGAATGCTCTAAGAGATGGACCCGGCGGCAGTAACACAGAAAACCGGATGTTTGAGCAAGTAATGGGTGGTGGCAATGATTATATCGACGCAGGGGACGGCAATGACTGGATAATGGGCGGTTATGGTAATGACACTATTATTGGTGGCCGCGGCAATGACACTATGTGGGGTCGGGGCGGAGGTATCGGAGGCACAGCCACGGATAACGATTTATTTGTCTGGCGTGCGGGAGATGCCACTGGCAACGCCACCGATATCATCAAGGATTTTGAGGCGTGGAATGGCACAAGCGGCGACAAACTAGATATCGGCGACTTACTGGTTGGCTTAAAAGGAAGTAGCGGATCTAACATAGCCGATTGGGTAACCATAACCACCGGGGGTGGTAATACCAACATTACGATTGATATCGATGGAAAAGGTACAGGCACTACAATGCAAAATATTATTTTGCAAGGTACAGTACTGAATACTACAGATGTTACGACCCTGATAAACAGCCATGTAATCATCATTTAA